A window of the Mesotoga prima MesG1.Ag.4.2 genome harbors these coding sequences:
- a CDS encoding 3-oxoacyl-ACP synthase produces the protein MTRKPQGVILVSSVPIIGIAGIGTYIPETFMTPEEIADSTGIPQEVIELKFGVKRRLVPGPGETTSNLGIKAARKALENARIDPKDIDLLIWNGAQHKDYPCWLAGLKVADEIGAVNAWSFDMEAMCGSMMAGIDVAKSLMIARDDVNTVLLVSGYRNVDLMDLSEPSTSFMLDVGASGAAVVLKKGHNENVVLSSAFKGDGSFSELCVVPVGGTKKWPMTPEDTRNYHFSVQGDTAEFKKRLGETTMPNFYWVIRESLRKSGFSESDIDYLAILHFKRSAHFAVLEELGLKENQSTYLDYYGHLGQNDQILSIELGLMEGKIKDGDVVVMVGAGLGFVWAATTVKWGKN, from the coding sequence ATGACACGCAAGCCACAAGGGGTGATCTTGGTGAGTTCAGTTCCAATAATTGGAATAGCGGGGATCGGGACATACATACCTGAGACCTTCATGACTCCAGAGGAAATTGCTGATTCCACAGGCATTCCGCAAGAGGTAATCGAACTGAAATTTGGAGTGAAGAGAAGACTGGTTCCAGGTCCCGGTGAAACCACAAGTAATTTGGGAATAAAAGCGGCACGGAAAGCTCTTGAGAATGCCAGGATAGATCCCAAAGACATTGATCTGTTAATCTGGAACGGCGCTCAGCATAAAGATTACCCTTGCTGGCTGGCCGGATTGAAGGTTGCAGACGAAATCGGTGCTGTAAACGCCTGGTCTTTCGATATGGAAGCCATGTGTGGATCTATGATGGCCGGCATTGACGTGGCAAAGAGTCTCATGATCGCTAGAGACGATGTCAATACTGTTCTGCTAGTGAGCGGCTATAGAAATGTGGATCTTATGGATCTTTCTGAACCATCAACATCATTCATGCTTGATGTAGGAGCCAGCGGGGCCGCTGTAGTTCTTAAGAAAGGCCATAATGAAAACGTCGTCCTATCTTCGGCCTTTAAGGGTGACGGATCATTTTCAGAGTTGTGTGTTGTCCCTGTCGGCGGGACAAAGAAGTGGCCTATGACCCCCGAAGATACGCGGAACTATCATTTCTCCGTCCAGGGAGATACTGCAGAGTTCAAGAAACGCCTCGGAGAGACTACAATGCCTAATTTCTACTGGGTGATTAGAGAGTCACTCAGAAAGAGTGGCTTCTCCGAAAGCGATATCGATTATTTAGCTATTTTGCATTTCAAAAGATCGGCTCATTTTGCAGTTCTTGAAGAGCTCGGGCTAAAGGAAAATCAGAGTACTTACCTTGATTACTACGGCCATCTTGGGCAGAATGATCAGATTCTCTCGATAGAATTAGGTTTGATGGAGGGAAAGATTAAAGATGGTGACGTGGTTGTAATGGTTGGTGCCGGATTGGGCTTCGTCTGGGCAGCGACGACAGTAAAATGGGGCAAGAATTAG
- a CDS encoding alpha/beta fold hydrolase, which produces MALLRTSDGTQIYYEVHGDQSNPPVVILNGIMMSVPSWAGFVPHFSRHFRLILMDFRDQGRSERKDSQYHISIHVDDLTDLIDALEISSANVVGLSYGGQVAEMLAIKRPERVNSLVLANTPARISPYLAELGEAWKEAAELKDGERFFKLAIPFIYSDFFYNRNLQWLKERQKMFKSTLNGEWFEGFIRLISSNPDFNVLEELDKIQCPTLLLGADRDIITPIEEMKAIHERVRNSEFLVIKDAGHGAFLEKPGEFMTAIIGFVLKNC; this is translated from the coding sequence ATGGCACTGCTCAGAACTAGCGACGGAACTCAAATCTATTACGAAGTACACGGAGATCAATCTAACCCACCTGTTGTTATTCTCAACGGAATTATGATGTCGGTCCCCTCGTGGGCAGGATTTGTTCCCCACTTTTCAAGGCACTTCAGATTGATTCTGATGGATTTCAGAGATCAGGGCCGATCTGAAAGAAAGGATTCACAGTATCACATCTCCATCCACGTTGACGATCTAACCGACCTGATCGATGCGCTTGAGATTTCTAGCGCAAACGTAGTTGGTCTCTCCTATGGAGGCCAGGTGGCAGAAATGTTAGCAATAAAGAGACCGGAGAGAGTAAATTCTCTAGTACTCGCCAATACTCCCGCCCGAATTTCTCCATACCTTGCAGAACTTGGCGAAGCGTGGAAAGAAGCTGCAGAACTTAAAGATGGAGAGCGGTTCTTCAAGCTGGCAATACCCTTCATCTATTCAGATTTCTTCTACAATCGTAATCTGCAGTGGCTAAAAGAAAGACAGAAGATGTTCAAATCGACACTCAACGGAGAATGGTTTGAAGGGTTCATAAGGCTTATTTCTTCAAATCCCGATTTCAATGTTTTGGAAGAACTTGACAAGATTCAGTGCCCGACTCTGCTACTTGGTGCCGATCGAGACATCATTACACCGATAGAAGAGATGAAAGCAATTCATGAAAGAGTCAGAAATTCGGAATTTCTTGTCATAAAAGATGCCGGTCACGGAGCTTTCCTCGAAAAACCAGGAGAATTCATGACAGCAATCATCGGGTTCGTACTTAAGAATTGTTAG